The proteins below come from a single Streptococcus porcinus genomic window:
- a CDS encoding conjugal transfer protein: MNKKYRKNIEKQKDIQEKIEELQLKQEMLKEEQEEMENIEVLKEYRSIDISIDDFLEMMRRYKKEEKQEKMKLQEMRNTENHNNMEENHENQMEE, from the coding sequence TTGAATAAAAAATATAGAAAAAATATAGAAAAGCAAAAAGATATTCAGGAAAAAATAGAAGAACTCCAGTTAAAACAGGAGATGTTAAAAGAAGAACAGGAAGAGATGGAAAATATTGAGGTTTTAAAGGAATACCGAAGTATTGACATTTCTATTGACGATTTTTTAGAAATGATGAGACGTTATAAAAAAGAGGAAAAACAAGAAAAAATGAAGTTACAGGAAATGAGAAATACAGAAAATCATAATAATATGGAGGAAAATCATGAAAATCAAATGGAAGAATAA
- a CDS encoding CD1107 family mobile element protein, producing the protein MKIKWKNKKMAITLSGVIFLILALLGTMLFNHQIVFAQGSLIPTLISPTEVLAQTKVEVKIKYIFKDESVYKEEIIEAETGQVLDSGDLPMLEDNMKFIDEFLFYKVKGDGTDEIIRKVEKITVKDKETQTEEEKPKQDEGTQTEDKKTEDKGTQTELSKDDISKMEKEAKELQDKLDKLNGEIRDKDKLSDKQKEKIKDLEAEIESLKEKMKKDKGNKDLSEDMKKEIDKLTEKVKELEKKATETNKAPVTSQSVTPISPISGIKTSSGISSQTPQSSGKGSSDAVSSGNITKDTGKTESKEKEKEVRYPNKLTPKAPANNSSQDSSMDGASSNVNTNKGVASAPSKARGTVTENKDNANNDYPIHHGDSSDNKEADKYSADARQFITFQTKSGKTFHLIINHDEQSENVMLLTEVSEDDLLNMVEKKENSKEEIKKMEETVPESEVKKEEPKKEEGKGSGSYIFLGIIVLAVVGAGYYFKIYKKKQEDDDYDEDEEEYDEFEDEYEKEDDTEDLEETVEEQHNIDDMAIDSYDEEDEE; encoded by the coding sequence ATGAAAATCAAATGGAAGAATAAAAAAATGGCGATAACATTGTCCGGAGTAATCTTTTTGATACTTGCTTTACTTGGAACAATGCTTTTCAATCACCAGATTGTTTTTGCACAAGGTAGTTTAATCCCGACACTGATTAGTCCCACAGAAGTTTTAGCTCAAACTAAAGTGGAGGTTAAGATAAAATATATATTTAAGGATGAGAGTGTATATAAGGAAGAAATAATTGAAGCAGAAACCGGGCAAGTTCTTGACAGTGGAGATTTACCAATGTTAGAGGATAATATGAAATTTATTGACGAATTTTTGTTCTATAAAGTAAAGGGAGACGGTACAGATGAGATTATCCGTAAAGTAGAAAAAATTACAGTTAAGGATAAAGAAACTCAGACAGAAGAGGAAAAGCCAAAACAGGACGAAGGCACTCAGACGGAAGATAAAAAAACAGAAGATAAGGGAACACAGACAGAGCTTTCTAAAGATGATATTTCCAAAATGGAAAAAGAGGCAAAAGAGCTTCAGGATAAACTTGATAAGTTAAATGGTGAAATCAGGGATAAAGACAAACTAAGCGATAAACAGAAAGAAAAAATCAAAGACCTTGAAGCTGAGATTGAAAGTCTGAAAGAAAAAATGAAGAAAGATAAGGGAAATAAAGACTTATCAGAAGATATGAAAAAGGAAATAGATAAGCTGACGGAAAAGGTGAAAGAGCTTGAGAAAAAGGCAACTGAAACAAACAAAGCTCCTGTAACATCACAGTCAGTTACACCGATTAGTCCTATTTCAGGGATTAAGACAAGCTCAGGTATTTCTTCTCAAACACCACAGAGTTCCGGTAAAGGTTCATCTGATGCAGTAAGCTCCGGCAATATTACAAAAGATACAGGTAAAACTGAATCAAAGGAGAAAGAAAAGGAAGTTCGCTATCCCAATAAGCTGACACCGAAAGCTCCTGCTAATAACAGTAGTCAGGATTCATCAATGGACGGTGCAAGTAGCAATGTAAATACCAATAAGGGTGTGGCTTCAGCTCCGTCAAAGGCAAGAGGAACTGTTACCGAAAATAAAGATAATGCGAATAATGATTATCCAATTCATCATGGGGATAGCAGCGATAACAAAGAAGCAGATAAGTATTCAGCAGATGCAAGACAATTTATTACTTTCCAGACAAAATCCGGCAAGACATTTCATTTAATCATCAATCACGATGAGCAAAGTGAAAATGTAATGCTTTTGACTGAAGTATCTGAAGATGATCTTCTGAATATGGTAGAGAAGAAGGAAAACTCGAAAGAAGAAATCAAAAAAATGGAAGAAACGGTACCGGAAAGCGAAGTAAAAAAAGAAGAGCCGAAAAAGGAAGAAGGTAAAGGTAGCGGCTCATATATTTTTTTAGGAATCATCGTTCTTGCAGTAGTTGGAGCAGGATATTACTTTAAAATCTACAAGAAAAAGCAGGAAGATGATGATTATGATGAAGATGAAGAAGAATATGATGAATTTGAAGATGAGTATGAAAAAGAGGACGATACAGAAGATTTGGAAGAAACAGTAGAAGAACAGCATAACATAGATGATATGGCAATCGACTCTTATGATGAAGAAGATGAGGAATAA
- a CDS encoding type IV toxin-antitoxin system AbiEi family antitoxin domain-containing protein — MNYENKIEKYLKQSGGIITTAYCKENNIPTIYLSRLLKDGRLLKVRKGIYITKDGDYDEYYFFQHQYKKAIFSYETALYLLGQTDKIPWSIDVTVYNGYKFNEKPNGFNVHYVKKSIYDLGVTQKPTMFGNKVKVYSYERTLCDFIAHKEEMDIEVYVKLIQSYSSYKERDIHSLYDIAMKMGIENKVREVMEVAYE, encoded by the coding sequence ATGAATTATGAAAATAAAATTGAAAAATATTTGAAGCAATCAGGTGGAATTATTACAACAGCATACTGTAAGGAAAATAATATACCGACGATATATCTCAGTCGACTATTGAAAGATGGGAGATTGTTAAAAGTAAGAAAAGGAATTTATATAACGAAAGATGGGGATTACGATGAGTATTATTTCTTTCAACATCAGTATAAAAAGGCGATATTTTCTTATGAAACAGCACTTTACCTGCTTGGACAAACAGATAAAATTCCTTGGAGTATCGATGTAACCGTTTATAACGGATATAAATTTAATGAAAAACCGAACGGTTTCAATGTTCATTATGTAAAAAAATCAATTTATGACTTAGGGGTAACCCAAAAACCTACAATGTTTGGAAATAAAGTTAAGGTATATTCATATGAGAGGACACTCTGTGATTTTATTGCTCATAAAGAAGAAATGGATATAGAGGTTTATGTAAAACTTATTCAATCATATTCCTCTTATAAAGAAAGAGATATCCATTCCCTCTATGACATTGCAATGAAAATGGGAATTGAAAATAAAGTAAGAGAGGTTATGGAGGTGGCTTATGAATAA
- a CDS encoding nucleotidyl transferase AbiEii/AbiGii toxin family protein, whose amino-acid sequence MNKAKLTALCHKVSKEVGLSFNAVMLYYFLESILKKLAGSKYSERFIFKGGFLLSSVVGIDSRSTVDIDFLLRNMQLSEENIVQMLKESLKSEESDDIIYEVQSILPIKEEDQYGGFRVNILCKMENIRQIVPLDIATGDVITPHPIDYKYVSSFGEEEIIIKAYPIETMLAEKIQTIYARGFLNSRSKDYYDLYIIYKLKDKDVNVEILREACRKTFSYRKTEFDIGKIIDLLEKLKINEAFLKRWQAYSRKNLYAKDITFEEVLDNGIKMVEKIKNEN is encoded by the coding sequence ATGAATAAAGCTAAATTAACGGCTCTTTGCCATAAAGTTAGTAAAGAAGTCGGTCTTTCGTTTAATGCTGTTATGTTATATTATTTTTTAGAAAGTATTTTAAAAAAATTAGCAGGAAGCAAATATAGTGAACGATTTATTTTTAAGGGCGGCTTTTTGTTATCAAGTGTAGTTGGAATTGATTCAAGAAGTACTGTAGATATAGACTTTCTTTTGAGAAATATGCAACTATCAGAAGAAAATATTGTTCAAATGCTGAAGGAATCTTTAAAATCGGAAGAGTCGGATGATATAATTTATGAAGTGCAAAGTATTTTGCCAATTAAAGAAGAAGATCAATATGGTGGATTTCGTGTAAATATCTTATGTAAAATGGAAAATATAAGACAGATTGTACCACTTGACATTGCAACAGGAGATGTTATTACACCTCATCCGATAGATTATAAGTATGTGAGTTCTTTTGGAGAAGAAGAAATAATAATCAAGGCTTATCCGATAGAAACTATGCTTGCAGAAAAAATACAAACTATTTATGCAAGAGGATTTTTAAATAGTAGAAGTAAGGATTATTACGATCTTTATATTATTTATAAATTAAAGGATAAAGATGTAAATGTAGAGATATTAAGAGAGGCTTGCAGAAAAACTTTTAGTTATAGAAAAACAGAATTTGACATAGGTAAAATCATAGACTTACTGGAAAAATTGAAAATAAATGAAGCCTTTTTGAAAAGATGGCAAGCCTATTCGAGAAAAAATCTGTATGCGAAAGATATAACTTTTGAAGAAGTATTGGACAACGGAATAAAAATGGTGGAAAAAATAAAGAATGAAAATTAG